Proteins found in one Hyla sarda isolate aHylSar1 chromosome 7, aHylSar1.hap1, whole genome shotgun sequence genomic segment:
- the LOC130281621 gene encoding histidine-rich glycoprotein-like isoform X1, with product MSCFYLILIVGIGGCCSLPLPSSLTLVWSLQDQSSVLCLVPRLYDVAGAVWFLTTNQSQSGNFYPWRLNSAMVRISRSGQHLLQYGDPRPHILLPLNHHSSPSSENMKTHVSNPHVSNPHVSNPHISNPHVSNPHPANPHVSNPHPPNPHVSNPHPLNPHSSNPHVSNPHPSNPHPSNPHVSIPHVSNPHVSNPNTIFWPSPPHTLHRSWEFSIPSSVAFIPPLVGHLGPLDPPPFLDETVRPLSVRSVQVLGAPIGHVVSPETLHVSTSSSPSTNMFPDFVTCFVAQTGGDDMLGHYEDVSGDGPVCNEEDLPAELGHRMTQNALVLLVMKIVAFKLIIFDLLLTGAAMMETCSHQ from the exons GGTGCTGCTCGCTGCCTCTGCCATCTTCTCTGACCTTGGTGTGGAGTCTTCAGGATCAGAGCAGCGTTCTCTGTCTGGTGCCACGACTATACGACGTGGCCGGAGCTGTGTGGTTTCTAACGACCAATCAGAGTCAATCAGGAAATTTCTATCCATGGAGACTGAATTCGGCGATGGTGAGGATCTCCCGGAGTGGACAGCACCTTCTCCAGTATGGAGACCCAAGACCTCATATCCTTCTACCGCTCAATCATCACTCGTCTCCTTCCTCTGAGAACATGAAGACCCATGTATCTAATCCCCATGTATCTAATCCGcatgtatctaatcctcatatatcCAATCCTCATGTATCTAATCCGCATCCAGCTAATCCTCATGTATCTAATCCTCATCCACCTAATCCTCATGTATCTAATCCGCATCCGTTGAATCCGCATTCGTCGAATCCTCATGTATCCAATCCTCATCCATCTAATCCTCATCCATCTAATCCTCATGTATCCATTCCTCATGTATCTAATCCTCATGTATCTAATCCCAACACCATCTTCTGGCCTTCTCCACCTCACACACTTCACAGGTCATGGGAGTTCTCTATTCCATCGAGTGTTGCGTTCATCCCCCCATTGGTCGGACATCTTGGTCCTCTCGATCCTCCACCGTTTCTGGATGAGACCGTCCGTCCTCTCTCTGTACGTTCCGTCCAGGTCCTCGGGGCCCCTATAGGTCACGTTGTATCTCCAGAGACCCTCCATGTCTCCACCTCATCATCTCCATCTACCAACATGTTTCCGGACTTTGTGACCTGCTTCGTAGCTCAGACCGGGGGAGACGACATGTTGGGACATTATGAAGACGTCTCAG GGGATGGACCCGTCTGTAATGAAGAGGATCTTCCCGCTGAGCTCG GTCACCGTATGACGCAGAACGCCCTCGTGTTACTCGTGATGAAGATCGTCGCCTTCAAGCTGATCATCTTCGACCTGCTGCTGACTGGGGCGGCCATGATGGAAACATGTTCACACCAGTAG
- the LOC130281621 gene encoding histidine-rich glycoprotein-like isoform X3 has protein sequence MVRISRSGQHLLQYGDPRPHILLPLNHHSSPSSENMKTHVSNPHVSNPHVSNPHISNPHVSNPHPANPHVSNPHPPNPHVSNPHPLNPHSSNPHVSNPHPSNPHPSNPHVSIPHVSNPHVSNPNTIFWPSPPHTLHRSWEFSIPSSVAFIPPLVGHLGPLDPPPFLDETVRPLSVRSVQVLGAPIGHVVSPETLHVSTSSSPSTNMFPDFVTCFVAQTGGDDMLGHYEDVSGDGPVCNEEDLPAELGHRMTQNALVLLVMKIVAFKLIIFDLLLTGAAMMETCSHQ, from the exons ATGGTGAGGATCTCCCGGAGTGGACAGCACCTTCTCCAGTATGGAGACCCAAGACCTCATATCCTTCTACCGCTCAATCATCACTCGTCTCCTTCCTCTGAGAACATGAAGACCCATGTATCTAATCCCCATGTATCTAATCCGcatgtatctaatcctcatatatcCAATCCTCATGTATCTAATCCGCATCCAGCTAATCCTCATGTATCTAATCCTCATCCACCTAATCCTCATGTATCTAATCCGCATCCGTTGAATCCGCATTCGTCGAATCCTCATGTATCCAATCCTCATCCATCTAATCCTCATCCATCTAATCCTCATGTATCCATTCCTCATGTATCTAATCCTCATGTATCTAATCCCAACACCATCTTCTGGCCTTCTCCACCTCACACACTTCACAGGTCATGGGAGTTCTCTATTCCATCGAGTGTTGCGTTCATCCCCCCATTGGTCGGACATCTTGGTCCTCTCGATCCTCCACCGTTTCTGGATGAGACCGTCCGTCCTCTCTCTGTACGTTCCGTCCAGGTCCTCGGGGCCCCTATAGGTCACGTTGTATCTCCAGAGACCCTCCATGTCTCCACCTCATCATCTCCATCTACCAACATGTTTCCGGACTTTGTGACCTGCTTCGTAGCTCAGACCGGGGGAGACGACATGTTGGGACATTATGAAGACGTCTCAG GGGATGGACCCGTCTGTAATGAAGAGGATCTTCCCGCTGAGCTCG GTCACCGTATGACGCAGAACGCCCTCGTGTTACTCGTGATGAAGATCGTCGCCTTCAAGCTGATCATCTTCGACCTGCTGCTGACTGGGGCGGCCATGATGGAAACATGTTCACACCAGTAG
- the LOC130281621 gene encoding histidine-rich glycoprotein-like isoform X2 encodes MSCFYLILIVGIGGCCSLPLPSSLTLVWSLQDQSSVLCLVPRLYDVAGAVWFLTTNQSQSGNFYPWRLNSAMVRISRSGQHLLQYGDPRPHILLPLNHHSSPSSENMKTHVSNPHVSNPHVSNPHISNPHVSNPHPANPHVSNPHPPNPHVSNPHPLNPHSSNPHVSNPHPSNPHPSNPHVSIPHVSNPHVSNPNTIFWPSPPHTLHRSWEFSIPSSVAFIPPLVGHLGPLDPPPFLDETVRPLSVRSVQVLGAPIGHVVSPETLHVSTSSSPSTNMFPDFVTCFVAQTGGDDMLGHYEDVSGDGPVCNEEDLPAELG; translated from the exons GGTGCTGCTCGCTGCCTCTGCCATCTTCTCTGACCTTGGTGTGGAGTCTTCAGGATCAGAGCAGCGTTCTCTGTCTGGTGCCACGACTATACGACGTGGCCGGAGCTGTGTGGTTTCTAACGACCAATCAGAGTCAATCAGGAAATTTCTATCCATGGAGACTGAATTCGGCGATGGTGAGGATCTCCCGGAGTGGACAGCACCTTCTCCAGTATGGAGACCCAAGACCTCATATCCTTCTACCGCTCAATCATCACTCGTCTCCTTCCTCTGAGAACATGAAGACCCATGTATCTAATCCCCATGTATCTAATCCGcatgtatctaatcctcatatatcCAATCCTCATGTATCTAATCCGCATCCAGCTAATCCTCATGTATCTAATCCTCATCCACCTAATCCTCATGTATCTAATCCGCATCCGTTGAATCCGCATTCGTCGAATCCTCATGTATCCAATCCTCATCCATCTAATCCTCATCCATCTAATCCTCATGTATCCATTCCTCATGTATCTAATCCTCATGTATCTAATCCCAACACCATCTTCTGGCCTTCTCCACCTCACACACTTCACAGGTCATGGGAGTTCTCTATTCCATCGAGTGTTGCGTTCATCCCCCCATTGGTCGGACATCTTGGTCCTCTCGATCCTCCACCGTTTCTGGATGAGACCGTCCGTCCTCTCTCTGTACGTTCCGTCCAGGTCCTCGGGGCCCCTATAGGTCACGTTGTATCTCCAGAGACCCTCCATGTCTCCACCTCATCATCTCCATCTACCAACATGTTTCCGGACTTTGTGACCTGCTTCGTAGCTCAGACCGGGGGAGACGACATGTTGGGACATTATGAAGACGTCTCAG GGGATGGACCCGTCTGTAATGAAGAGGATCTTCCCGCTGAGCTCG gttaa
- the CNPY3 gene encoding protein canopy homolog 3 — MWLLLVVLQLGLGLSGAADSEWVHLPNKCEVCKYVALELKSSFDETSRTREVIDTRYGFLDSDKKQNKIKYTNSDIRLIEVTEGLCQRLLEYNLHKERTGSNRFAKGMSETFQTLHHLVHKGVKVVMDIPYELWNETSAEVADMKKQCDVMMEAFEDVIEDWYRHHQQEDLTDFLCAKHVLKGQDKSCLSETWSSKKGDLGPSSGKKKTKKGEKKKSKKASKDSNGKRNNGAVPGKLEALEAQIPQSRASDEL; from the exons ATGTGGCTCCTGCTTGTGGTTCTTCAGCTCGGCCTCGGACTGTCAGGTGCAGCGGACAGTGAATGGGTTCATCTCCCCAACAAATGTGAAG TCTGTAAATACGTCGCTCTGGAGCTGAAATCCTCATTTGATGAAACGTCGCGGACGCGTGAAGTGATCGACACTCGCTATGGCTTCCTGGACAGCGATAAAAAGCAGAATAAGATTAAGTACACAAACTC GGATATCCGCCTGATAGAAGTCACAGAAGGTCTCTGCCAAAGACTGCTGGAGTACAACCTGCATAAGGAACGCACGGGCAGCAACCGCTTCGCCAAG GGGATGTCTGAGACGTTCCAGACTTTACATCATCTCGTACATAAGGGAGTGAAGGTTGTGATGGACATCCCGTACGAGCTGTGGAACGAGACGTCTGCGGAAGTGGCCGATATGAAGAAGCAG tgtgatgtcatgatggagGCGTTCGAAGATGTCATTGAAGATTGGTATCGGCATCACCAGCAGGAGGACCTGACCGACTTCCTGTGCGCAAAACACGTCCTGAAGGGGCAAGATAAAA GCTGCCTATCTGAGACCTGGTCCAGTAAGAAAGGAGACCTCGGCCCTTCATCTGGGAAGAAGAAAACCaagaagggagaaaaaaagaaatccaagaaGGCCTCAAAAGACTCTAATGGTAAGCGCAATAATGGAGCAGTGCCGGGGAAACTGGAGGCTCTGGAGGCGCAGATTCCTCAAAGCAGAGCGAGCGACGAGCTGTGA